A single Methanocaldococcus bathoardescens DNA region contains:
- a CDS encoding 4Fe-4S binding protein, with the protein MIKLAELKNFAKIFLTGIYENLERIIFGSERYTSLEMRKAILTGTVKIPKTVIEELCIGCEGCANVCPTNAIEMIPIEPVKITENYVKDKIPKINPEKCVYCLYCHDFCPVFSVFNEISPIHPRDVGEDYIEIDVSKLLQKKVEISEEQINKISSILSINLRRIIKDKS; encoded by the coding sequence GTGATTAAGTTGGCTGAATTAAAAAATTTTGCCAAAATATTTTTGACTGGGATATATGAGAACTTAGAGAGAATTATCTTTGGGTCTGAAAGATACACAAGCTTAGAGATGAGAAAAGCAATATTAACAGGAACTGTTAAGATTCCAAAAACAGTTATTGAAGAGCTCTGCATTGGTTGTGAAGGATGTGCTAATGTTTGCCCAACTAATGCAATTGAGATGATTCCAATTGAGCCAGTTAAAATAACTGAAAACTATGTTAAAGACAAAATACCAAAAATTAATCCAGAAAAATGTGTATATTGCCTATATTGCCACGACTTTTGTCCAGTTTTTTCTGTGTTTAATGAAATATCTCCAATACATCCAAGAGATGTTGGTGAAGATTATATAGAGATTGATGTATCAAAATTACTACAGAAAAAAGTAGAAATTTCTGAAGAGCAAATTAATAAGATTAGCTCTATATTATCAATCAACTTAAGAAGAATTATTAAGGATAAATCTTAA
- a CDS encoding Piwi domain-containing protein, whose translation MEENWYYTNSFLINKHFIDVVSKNCVRIVCKINYLDEKEDIEKLLYSIVATLGGVYIGDYNPLKNEFSFYIWKRILNKKIKDLKSEELEKRMKDLGIKDIKNKTLLDYVTKKYESEINFEIINEEKVNWYELNWETKEKIVLGAIKAHPAIRKLIEYKEEELSEDIGQKILTYFTITVESDENENYFLVVMPKHRIISSETIYEMLKSNKIDIDKLKRDLLEGNVFITTSRKGAKRKKVKIKKIINPKEKEYWKYVEDINNYYKEKGIPIRVGGEDIHCYILIGEEKRDIYHTKNALLYKGIDEKTQKIILDRGKFLYELETVKQILGMYGNLIDFDGEFSNILTKDGYVMAQLSTVPKINIKLRTKNGIKTYNYLKLMYLFDWIFNKRLNDREIFLPLVIPPMLKEKEKIGIYIFYSNISDVELNFIKDIFRKLSILHKLDKNIPKIEIKLEKEIDFEDYANSRAIITQTVLNNLEEKEQPFLICISPKLPNNEFDELKSHLFSYQQTTFHQFMYPFNLKRCLNDDDFKKPFINSILSQFFHKMGMYLFSFSEELGDYDFIIGYDITKEKDENDKMKGIGGSAIIYNCHGHVITTVTFEDVHTSSEIAKYDKLFAKVYSELVPHLNLNNKRKIKILLLKDGRIFKKELEKLSLISKKYGFEIIYIDVRKSTKLRFFDIKNDIKNKKAVPEGKNAYTKFGRAYYVSSHYYKRFLKQPIKIVEKYHIDDGSYKRVKIEEKDIKQLILLTKINFSQLMPDKMKLPAPVHYAHKHVNAVRRGWKVDDKTILRNGCLPTI comes from the coding sequence ATGGAAGAAAATTGGTATTACACAAACTCATTTTTAATAAACAAACATTTTATTGATGTTGTTTCAAAAAATTGTGTAAGAATAGTGTGTAAAATTAATTATTTGGATGAAAAAGAAGATATTGAGAAATTACTCTATTCAATTGTTGCGACTCTTGGGGGAGTTTATATTGGAGATTACAATCCATTAAAAAATGAATTTTCGTTTTATATTTGGAAAAGGATATTAAATAAAAAAATAAAAGATTTAAAAAGTGAGGAGTTAGAAAAGAGAATGAAAGATTTGGGAATTAAGGATATAAAAAATAAAACATTATTGGATTATGTAACGAAAAAATATGAAAGTGAAATCAATTTTGAGATTATTAATGAAGAAAAAGTAAATTGGTATGAATTAAATTGGGAAACTAAAGAGAAGATAGTTTTAGGAGCGATTAAGGCCCATCCTGCAATAAGAAAGTTAATAGAATATAAAGAAGAAGAACTTTCAGAAGATATTGGACAAAAAATACTAACATACTTTACTATAACAGTTGAATCTGACGAAAATGAGAACTATTTTTTAGTAGTTATGCCAAAGCATAGAATTATAAGCTCAGAAACTATATATGAAATGTTAAAAAGTAATAAAATCGATATCGATAAATTAAAAAGAGATTTATTAGAAGGTAATGTCTTTATTACTACATCAAGAAAAGGAGCAAAAAGAAAAAAAGTAAAAATTAAGAAAATTATAAATCCTAAGGAAAAAGAATATTGGAAATATGTTGAAGATATAAATAATTACTATAAAGAAAAAGGTATACCTATCAGAGTAGGGGGAGAGGATATTCATTGCTATATACTCATTGGAGAAGAGAAAAGAGACATATACCATACTAAAAATGCCTTATTGTATAAGGGAATTGATGAAAAAACTCAAAAGATTATTTTAGATAGAGGTAAATTTTTATATGAATTAGAAACAGTAAAACAAATTTTAGGTATGTACGGAAATCTTATTGACTTTGACGGAGAATTTTCAAATATTCTTACAAAAGATGGGTATGTAATGGCACAACTTTCCACAGTTCCAAAAATAAATATAAAATTAAGAACAAAAAACGGAATTAAAACATATAACTACTTAAAACTAATGTATTTATTTGACTGGATTTTTAATAAAAGGTTGAATGATAGAGAAATATTTCTCCCATTAGTAATTCCACCAATGCTGAAAGAAAAAGAAAAAATTGGTATTTATATATTCTACTCTAATATTTCAGACGTAGAGTTAAATTTCATAAAAGATATTTTTAGAAAATTGTCAATCTTACATAAATTAGACAAAAACATTCCAAAAATTGAAATAAAATTAGAAAAAGAAATAGATTTTGAGGATTATGCTAATTCTCGTGCAATAATAACTCAAACAGTTTTAAATAATTTAGAAGAAAAAGAACAACCATTTTTAATTTGTATCTCTCCAAAACTTCCAAATAATGAATTTGATGAATTAAAATCTCATCTTTTCTCCTATCAACAAACAACATTTCATCAATTTATGTATCCATTTAATTTAAAAAGATGTTTAAATGACGATGATTTTAAAAAACCATTTATTAACAGCATCTTATCCCAGTTCTTTCACAAAATGGGGATGTATTTATTTTCTTTCAGTGAGGAGTTGGGAGATTATGATTTTATAATTGGGTATGATATTACCAAAGAAAAAGATGAAAATGATAAAATGAAAGGCATTGGTGGTTCTGCTATAATTTATAACTGTCATGGACATGTTATTACAACTGTAACTTTTGAAGATGTCCATACATCAAGTGAAATTGCAAAATATGATAAATTGTTTGCAAAAGTCTATAGTGAATTAGTTCCACACTTAAACCTAAATAACAAAAGAAAAATTAAAATTCTCCTACTAAAAGATGGAAGAATATTCAAAAAGGAATTAGAAAAATTATCCCTAATATCAAAAAAGTATGGTTTTGAAATTATATATATTGATGTCAGGAAATCTACAAAATTAAGATTCTTTGATATTAAAAATGATATTAAAAATAAAAAAGCAGTTCCTGAAGGTAAAAATGCATATACAAAATTCGGGAGGGCATATTATGTTTCATCTCATTATTATAAAAGATTTTTAAAACAACCTATTAAAATTGTAGAAAAATACCACATTGATGATGGAAGTTATAAGAGAGTAAAAATTGAAGAAAAAGATATAAAACAGCTAATACTGCTGACTAAAATTAATTTCTCTCAACTTATGCCTGATAAAATGAAACTACCAGCTCCTGTGCATTATGCTCATAAACATGTAAATGCAGTTAGAAGAGGATGGAAAGTAGATGACAAAACTATATTAAGAAATGGATGCCTACCAACAATTTAA
- a CDS encoding Na(+)/H(+) antiporter subunit B, which produces MSSKRDLVVALSFFIFGASILYSLANMQVNPGVNSVYLTHYIIPNYVCAVIFDWRAYDTLGECLVLVVAVMVSWIVFGKSLYDNTYLKELFHAPESDDYITLQRWGEFTPIIKFLAFPMSVLMVALGIITVLGGHITPGGGFQGGALIAASLILSVIAFGSNSPLWFEHKFLEKLEALGALGYLLFGVAGMVIGGYYLFNFTEINGFTVFPAPKEIITAGIIPYLNIAVGLKVLAGLSTAAFLLSCEKVIIEKIKKSEEKLK; this is translated from the coding sequence ATGAGCTCTAAAAGAGATTTAGTTGTTGCCTTATCTTTCTTTATATTTGGGGCAAGTATTTTATACAGCTTAGCAAACATGCAAGTGAATCCTGGAGTTAATAGTGTTTATCTTACACATTACATTATTCCAAACTATGTATGTGCTGTAATATTTGATTGGAGGGCTTACGATACCTTAGGAGAGTGCTTGGTTTTGGTTGTTGCTGTTATGGTCTCTTGGATTGTGTTTGGGAAATCATTGTATGATAATACATATTTAAAAGAGCTGTTTCATGCCCCAGAGTCAGATGATTATATAACACTTCAACGTTGGGGAGAATTTACACCAATAATTAAATTTTTGGCATTTCCTATGAGCGTTTTAATGGTTGCTTTGGGAATTATAACTGTATTAGGAGGACATATAACACCTGGAGGAGGTTTCCAAGGAGGGGCTTTGATAGCGGCTTCATTAATATTATCAGTTATTGCCTTTGGTTCTAACAGTCCATTATGGTTTGAACATAAGTTTTTAGAAAAATTAGAGGCATTGGGGGCTTTGGGTTATTTATTGTTTGGGGTTGCTGGGATGGTTATTGGAGGTTATTATTTATTCAACTTCACAGAAATTAATGGATTTACTGTATTTCCTGCACCAAAGGAAATTATAACAGCAGGAATAATCCCATATCTAAATATAGCTGTTGGATTGAAAGTTTTAGCTGGATTATCAACAGCTGCTTTCTTGCTATCTTGTGAGAAGGTTATTATTGAAAAAATTAAAAAGTCAGAGGAAAAGCTAAAATAA
- a CDS encoding 4Fe-4S binding protein — MIITILDKCRVEEKCKSCPFYHKTAKCMEACPTNAIFLLNNKSFTCLTCGECARACPNKAIKRNKFGGYYVDRRRCNGCGICANACPIGIIKIVEKDGKKFPMGICSMCGVCVEVCPYNARVSSYELLYNKREGLADRYLKILENLMKIKLMEISKTPKNIVERVERKSIKIDRDKCVGCLRCSYLCPRETIIPDSIDACTSCNLCGEVCPKDAIKDGEVDYNKCILCLKCIEVCPNDALKVENFKVIKVKEDKKSQPTSYCINCGLCAEHCPSGALRFEEGHLYYSPDVCWKCMKCIEVCPNDVRRVKDDRVVGGCSLCGICINNCPEEAISITTVKLEKIKDENCILCGTCSNVCPRDAIIIDRSNGEVLFTDNCIACETCAIHCPRDVIPNTTGYKKIVDRENSFIRTDMDFCIKCGLCNKVCPNNCIDYGVINTNKCEFCSACYNICPTKAIYLHRKWKVKE, encoded by the coding sequence ATGATTATAACCATATTGGACAAATGTAGGGTAGAAGAGAAATGCAAATCCTGCCCATTTTATCATAAAACTGCAAAATGCATGGAAGCATGTCCTACAAATGCAATATTTTTGCTAAACAATAAAAGTTTCACATGTTTAACGTGTGGAGAATGTGCAAGAGCCTGTCCAAATAAAGCAATTAAAAGAAACAAGTTTGGAGGCTATTATGTAGATAGAAGGAGATGTAATGGCTGTGGAATTTGTGCTAATGCCTGCCCAATAGGAATTATAAAAATTGTAGAAAAGGATGGAAAAAAATTTCCAATGGGTATTTGTTCAATGTGTGGGGTTTGTGTTGAAGTCTGCCCATATAATGCAAGAGTTAGCTCTTATGAATTGTTATACAACAAAAGAGAAGGATTAGCAGATAGATATTTAAAAATCTTAGAAAATCTTATGAAAATTAAATTAATGGAAATTTCTAAAACACCAAAAAACATTGTTGAGAGAGTTGAAAGAAAATCTATTAAAATTGATAGAGATAAATGCGTTGGATGTTTAAGATGCTCTTATCTCTGTCCAAGAGAAACAATAATCCCAGATTCTATAGACGCATGCACATCCTGTAATTTATGTGGAGAGGTTTGTCCAAAAGATGCCATTAAAGATGGAGAAGTTGATTATAATAAATGCATTCTCTGTTTAAAATGCATAGAAGTTTGTCCAAATGATGCTTTAAAAGTTGAAAACTTTAAAGTTATTAAAGTTAAAGAAGATAAAAAATCTCAACCAACAAGTTATTGCATAAATTGTGGATTATGTGCAGAACATTGCCCAAGTGGGGCTTTAAGGTTTGAGGAGGGGCATCTATATTACAGCCCAGACGTTTGTTGGAAATGTATGAAATGCATAGAAGTTTGTCCAAACGATGTTAGAAGAGTTAAAGATGATAGAGTTGTTGGTGGATGCTCATTGTGCGGAATTTGTATAAATAACTGTCCAGAAGAAGCAATATCAATAACAACAGTTAAATTGGAGAAAATTAAGGATGAAAATTGTATATTGTGTGGAACATGTTCAAATGTATGTCCAAGAGACGCTATAATAATAGATAGAAGTAATGGGGAAGTTTTATTCACTGATAATTGCATAGCTTGTGAAACATGTGCTATCCACTGCCCAAGAGATGTGATTCCAAACACAACTGGCTATAAAAAAATCGTTGATAGAGAAAACTCATTTATTAGGACTGATATGGACTTCTGTATAAAATGTGGTCTCTGCAACAAGGTCTGTCCAAACAACTGCATTGATTATGGAGTTATTAATACTAATAAATGTGAGTTTTGCTCTGCATGTTACAATATTTGCCCAACTAAAGCTATATATCTACATAGAAAGTGGAAAGTGAAAGAATAA